Within the Nicotiana tabacum cultivar K326 chromosome 11, ASM71507v2, whole genome shotgun sequence genome, the region CTCACTGCTAATGTAACTAGCCTCCCTCCTCTTCAACTAGTTGACCACATGGCTGCAACATTAGGAGATACACTCAAGGATCTGCAAGTCAAGGATACGCAAGTCAAGATTACACAATCTTGCAATGGCCTGTTAATGTGTGTGATCACTTGCAAAACCGGTGTAAGTAATATCAGACGTGGTATTGTTTACAATCCTGCAAATAAAGGGTGTCATTTATTGCCTACACCCTATGATAACAAATATTCTGAAGTGGTCTGTTATAATCTGATAGTTGATCCTTTAGAACCACCATATTACAAAGCTGTGCGTATTAAGCATGTAAATACCTATTCTTCGAATATCGAAGTGAGTGTGTATGTGCCAGGGAGTGAGTCATGGAGATCTTGTTGTCGTTTCTCTCGACCCTTTGGTATGCACTTTGACAGTGGAGTGTTTTGGAATGGTGCAATTCATTGGATTGGTGAATACTCCTTCATTTCCTTTGATGTTAAATCAGAGGAAATTGCCATGAAAAATATGCCAGCAAGGCCTCAGGGAGATTGTACCCAAAAGATTAGGTATTTTGGGGAATGGGGCGGCCATTTGCATCTTATTCAGGTTCAAAGCCTACATGCCAAGAAATTTATTGTGCTTGAGTTAGACAAAGATACCTGGAGGTGGTCAGTAAAATATCGTGTTCATCTTGCTCGGTTAATTTCAGCATTTCCTGAGATGGTTCAGCAGACATCATCTGGCACACAATATGCATTTTCCATTTTGTCAGTTATTCGAGGAGAGAAAGAGGAAGATTCAGTCCTACTGCTTACTATTCCGGGGAAGTTGATCGCCTACAACTTAGTGCTTAAAACTGTTGAAGTAGTCCGCGAGTTGCCTGGTGAAATAGGTGATACTTTACGCTTTAATCATGCTAGCGCTTATCATTATAATGAAAGTTTGATTCCGGTTAAAAAGTGAATTTCTCCTGAAAAGAAGTTATATTGCAGGTATTTCATGTGAAGATTTGTTCAAAAATGCTAGAAAACTAAATTTCAAATCTTAGCTTTCGTAGTTTCATTTGGGGATTCAGTATAAATGTTATAGAACCTTTACTG harbors:
- the LOC107812224 gene encoding F-box protein At5g07610-like isoform X2; its protein translation is MVEERHMHKRLAATAAVDVIAGNADLLSQILLHLPARSLIRFSPVCKLWFSIITSMQFRLSHSRTLAFSNTLTPSGIYFYNCLTNLQKVESLPLTANVTSLPPLQLVDHMAATLGDTLKDLQVKDTQVKITQSCNGLLMCVITCKTGVSNIRRGIVYNPANKGCHLLPTPYDNKYSEVVCYNLIVDPLEPPYYKAVRIKHVNTYSSNIEVSVYVPGSESWRSCCRFSRPFGMHFDSGVFWNGAIHWIGEYSFISFDVKSEEIAMKNMPARPQGDCTQKIRYFGEWGGHLHLIQVQSLHAKKFIVLELDKDTWRWSVKYRVHLARLISAFPEMVQQTSSGTQYAFSILSVIRGEKEEDSVLLLTIPGKLIAYNLVLKTVEVVRELPGEIGISCEDLFKNARKLNFKS
- the LOC107812224 gene encoding F-box protein At5g07610-like isoform X1 produces the protein MVEERHMHKRLAATAAVDVIAGNADLLSQILLHLPARSLIRFSPVCKLWFSIITSMQFRLSHSRTLAFSNTLTPSGIYFYNCLTNLQKVESLPLTANVTSLPPLQLVDHMAATLGDTLKDLQVKDTQVKITQSCNGLLMCVITCKTGVSNIRRGIVYNPANKGCHLLPTPYDNKYSEVVCYNLIVDPLEPPYYKAVRIKHVNTYSSNIEVSVYVPGSESWRSCCRFSRPFGMHFDSGVFWNGAIHWIGEYSFISFDVKSEEIAMKNMPARPQGDCTQKIRYFGEWGGHLHLIQVQSLHAKKFIVLELDKDTWRWSVKYRVHLARLISAFPEMVQQTSSGTQYAFSILSVIRGEKEEDSVLLLTIPGKLIAYNLVLKTVEVVRELPGEIGDTLRFNHASAYHYNESLIPVKK